GCTGGGACGCAACAGTTTCACCCCGAGGGCGATCTGCAGGTTCACGGCATTGGAGTTGGTCAAGGCCACCACCCCCTCGCAGCGGTGATGGCCAAGCCCGGCATCGATGAGGGTCTGGGGCCGGCTGGCATCGGCGTGGAGTGTCGGCACATACTCCCGCAGGTCCTCGAGCTTCAACAGGTTGGTACGGGCCTCGTCCATATCCACCACCACCGCGTGATGGCCGTGCTCGGTGAGGGCGCTCACCAGGGCACTGCCGGTCTCGCCATAGCCGCACACCAGATAGAAGGGCGCCGTCATTCTCCTGACACGGAGCTCGAAGCGCTGGTTGCGGATGGCCTCCTGGAAGGTCCGCTCCTGGAGCAGGGACAGGATGGTGCCGAGGGCATAGATCCAGGCCACCACGGTGCCATAGATGACGATGGTCACCCACAGTCGCTGGGCATCCGTGAAGGGAAAGGGAATCTCACCGAAGCCGATGGTGGTAGAGGTGTAGCTCACCACGTAGAAGGCCTGAAAGATCCCCATGTGCCGGACGTTACCGCCGGCATCCTGTCCCGGGATCAACACCAGCCCCACCACCGCCACGGTGTAGGCCAGCACCAGGATCACCAGCGGCTGGCGCATGCGCCGCATGACCAGGAACACGATATTGTTCATGGGCTATGGGTTCATGGGCTATGGGTGCAGGGGCTATGGGGCCATGGCCGTGGCTGCATCCCCCGCTAGCGCCGCATCATCATGGTTTCCATCAACAGCAGCACCACCGACACCACGTTGGCCAGCATCGCGCCGCCGGCCAGGGAGACGATGCTCGCCATCGCCCGCGGCGTGAGTTCGCCGTCGCCGGTATAGACGGCGAGGGTCCACACCAGGGCCGCCGCCATGAGCTGCAGCACGGCCACCAGGGAGGAGGCCAGCATGACCGCCCCCATCTGGCTGCGATCGCCGAACTTCAACAGGGTGGCGATGATGTTCACCACCACGGCGGCGAAGAGCTCGTAGACGTCGTGATGATCAGGGTTGTCGATATCCCCCACGTAGAAACCGAAATTCAAGGTCAGGGCCAGCATGATGAAGAAGCCGAAGAGGACCTTTTCTGGATTCATGGATGATCTCCGCCCGTCGGGTGGCTATGGTTCTAGTGATTTGGACGAGTTCTCCGGACCACGATCCGGAGATCCGGCAACTGACAGTCTCCCAGGTGATCAATGATAGAACGCATCAATGACCGGAGCATCCCGAATCTGCCATGGCGGGCTCTGCTGCTCCTCTGCGCCTTCACGGCCACGGCGGCGGCGGCGGATTTCTCCCGCGAGCGGGAGCGACTCATGGAAGAGGTCCGTCGTGACATCGCCCAACTGCCGGAGATGCTGGACAGGCCGCGGCTGGACCCGGCGGTGGATGCCGCCATGGCCCGGGTGCCGCGCCACGAGTTCGTGCCGGCCGAGGCCAGGCGTCGCGCCTACGCCAACCGGCCCCTGCCTATCGGCCACGGCCAGACCATCTCCCAGCCCCTCATCGTCGCCCTCATGACGGACCTGCTGGATATCGACCGGGACTCCCGGGTGTTCGAGCTCGGCACCGGCTCGGGCTACCAGGCGGCGGTGCTGGCGGAGATCGTGGACCACGTGTACACGGTGGAGATCATTCCCGAGCTGGGTGAACGGGCCCGCGCCACGTTACGTGAGACGGGCTACGACAACGTCACCGTGAAGGTGGGCGACGGCTATCACGGCTGGCCCGAACACGCCCCCTTCGATGCCATCATCGTCACCGCCGCCGGCGACCACATCCCGCCACCCCTCATCGAGCAGCTCAAGCCCG
Above is a window of Gammaproteobacteria bacterium DNA encoding:
- a CDS encoding DUF6394 family protein; this translates as MNPEKVLFGFFIMLALTLNFGFYVGDIDNPDHHDVYELFAAVVVNIIATLLKFGDRSQMGAVMLASSLVAVLQLMAAALVWTLAVYTGDGELTPRAMASIVSLAGGAMLANVVSVVLLLMETMMMRR
- a CDS encoding protein-L-isoaspartate(D-aspartate) O-methyltransferase; the encoded protein is MIERINDRSIPNLPWRALLLLCAFTATAAAADFSRERERLMEEVRRDIAQLPEMLDRPRLDPAVDAAMARVPRHEFVPAEARRRAYANRPLPIGHGQTISQPLIVALMTDLLDIDRDSRVFELGTGSGYQAAVLAEIVDHVYTVEIIPELGERARATLRETGYDNVTVKVGDGYHGWPEHAPFDAIIVTAAGDHIPPPLIEQLKPGGRMVIPVGNRYATQQLMVVTKEENGSVRTRSVLPVRFVPLTGDH